The Exiguobacterium mexicanum genome includes a window with the following:
- the scpB gene encoding SMC-Scp complex subunit ScpB, whose amino-acid sequence MKPLLSYETIIESLLFVVGEEGMEVRALADTLDISEAAAREQLSKLEASFKDSGRPFQLIESAGVYKLVTIPEVSEYIQRYVGTMAEQALSRAAMETLVIIAYKQPVTRADIEEVRGVKVERVIHTLLSKGLIEAAGRAKTIGRAKLYRTTEHFLDHFGFNSLDELPPLTFEDELSDEGDLFFGQPSAITQDRLENE is encoded by the coding sequence ATGAAGCCGTTGCTGTCTTATGAAACGATTATTGAGAGTCTATTGTTCGTCGTCGGCGAAGAAGGAATGGAAGTGCGGGCCCTCGCGGACACGCTCGACATTTCGGAAGCCGCTGCACGCGAACAGTTGAGCAAACTAGAAGCATCGTTCAAAGATTCGGGTCGTCCGTTCCAACTGATTGAATCCGCGGGCGTGTATAAGCTCGTGACGATTCCTGAAGTGTCGGAGTACATTCAACGCTACGTCGGCACGATGGCCGAACAGGCGTTATCACGTGCCGCGATGGAGACGCTCGTCATCATCGCGTACAAGCAACCGGTCACCCGGGCTGATATCGAGGAAGTCCGGGGCGTTAAAGTCGAACGTGTCATCCATACGCTGTTGTCTAAAGGATTGATTGAAGCGGCCGGCCGGGCCAAGACAATCGGCCGGGCCAAGTTATACCGGACGACCGAACATTTCCTGGACCATTTTGGATTCAATTCACTCGATGAATTGCCCCCATTAACGTTTGAAGACGAGCTCTCGGACGAAGGCGATTTGTTCTTCGGCCAGCCGTCTGCGATTACGCAAGATAGATTGGAGAATGAATAA
- a CDS encoding pseudouridine synthase, with amino-acid sequence MERLQKVIAQAGVASRRKAEEMILDGRVRVNGKVVRELGTKVGPKSEVEVDGVKIEQEEHVYYVLYKPSGYVSTVEDDKGRKVITDLVPPGSRVFPVGRLDYNTTGLIILTNDGEFSNMMTHPKFKIPKRYVAKVKNIPSYIAIKQLESGVELDDGYKTGSAQVKMKTVDHKKNSAILEIVISEGHNRQIRRMLEAVGSEVIKLKREQFGFLTLDGLTTGEWRELSRKEVSKLRELANPTVPPVQRGKKKKK; translated from the coding sequence ATGGAACGTTTACAAAAAGTGATTGCCCAAGCAGGTGTCGCCTCACGGCGTAAAGCCGAAGAAATGATTTTAGATGGACGGGTGCGCGTCAACGGGAAAGTCGTGCGCGAACTCGGTACGAAAGTCGGTCCAAAGTCTGAAGTCGAGGTCGACGGTGTGAAAATCGAACAAGAAGAGCATGTTTATTATGTGCTCTACAAGCCGAGCGGTTACGTCTCGACGGTCGAAGACGATAAAGGACGGAAAGTCATCACCGATCTCGTACCGCCTGGATCGCGTGTCTTCCCGGTTGGACGTCTCGACTATAACACGACGGGACTCATCATTTTAACGAATGACGGTGAGTTCTCGAATATGATGACCCATCCGAAGTTCAAGATCCCAAAACGTTATGTCGCGAAAGTGAAGAACATTCCTTCGTATATCGCGATTAAACAACTCGAGTCGGGTGTCGAACTCGATGACGGCTACAAGACGGGTAGCGCCCAAGTGAAGATGAAGACGGTCGACCATAAGAAAAACTCGGCCATCTTAGAAATCGTCATCTCGGAAGGCCATAACCGTCAAATCCGTCGCATGCTCGAAGCAGTCGGTTCAGAAGTCATCAAACTGAAACGCGAACAGTTCGGTTTCTTGACGCTCGACGGTCTCACGACGGGCGAATGGCGTGAACTGTCACGCAAGGAAGTATCGAAGCTACGTGAGCTTGCCAACCCGACCGTACCACCCGTACAACGGGGCAAGAAAAAGAAAAAATAA
- a CDS encoding redoxin domain-containing protein — MTKETKSGDRMNQAMAHKKKRSFWRLMIMTMVLFAGAVVIMQLFEQAGNDGRIEAGDDAPNFKLVSLDGTTMVERDTYDGKGLLLNFWGTFCEPCEKEMPVVQDNYAALQDMGVDFWAVNVGETPLRVDNFVNGLGVKLDYPILMDTRSEVEKAYGIYNLPVTFVIDADGKVIEKYEGELTKEKLMELAEKSL, encoded by the coding sequence ATGACGAAAGAAACAAAGTCGGGTGATCGCATGAACCAGGCGATGGCCCATAAGAAAAAACGGTCATTTTGGCGGCTCATGATTATGACGATGGTCCTGTTCGCAGGAGCGGTCGTTATCATGCAATTGTTTGAACAAGCCGGCAACGACGGACGTATCGAGGCCGGTGACGATGCGCCGAACTTCAAGCTCGTCAGTCTTGACGGGACGACGATGGTCGAGCGTGACACATACGACGGTAAAGGGTTGCTCTTGAACTTCTGGGGCACATTCTGTGAACCGTGTGAGAAAGAGATGCCGGTCGTCCAGGATAACTATGCCGCACTCCAAGACATGGGCGTCGATTTTTGGGCGGTCAACGTCGGCGAGACACCGCTTCGGGTCGATAATTTCGTGAACGGCCTCGGCGTCAAGCTCGACTATCCGATTTTGATGGACACGCGCAGCGAAGTCGAGAAGGCGTACGGGATTTATAACTTGCCGGTCACGTTCGTCATCGATGCCGACGGCAAAGTGATTGAAAAGTACGAAGGTGAACTCACGAAAGAGAAACTGATGGAGTTGGCCGAGAAGTCATTGTAA
- the resB gene encoding cytochrome c biogenesis protein ResB, producing the protein MLDMKYDGADLRSKRRPRSWIDRVWSFFASVKVGLWLIGLIIVGSAIGTIFPQEMYIPQQLPANQYYTDEYGTPGTIYYTLGFHNLYTSWWYITLIVMLTLSLIVVSIDRFFPLYKALKFQPVRRTDRFMRGQRLIGEGKGTDEQIDAFGEALKAKRYQVKRDGDALLAEKYRFGRWGPYVNHIGLVIFFIGAMLRVFPAFHTDTLEWVREGDTVPLEATDDEYYLRNDQFILEIYDPENNAEDAKFAKAIEKAGAVPKNYETELTLFKKTGTNEDGSPQLEEVDTGSTKVNHPFKFEKYEVYQEQYSSRLEFLSMSFNVADKETGDVYGPFTVDLTNPETTYDLGDVTVKLNDLYPDFEVKDGQPNTKSPRALNPAFFMAIDTPDGTTESNLIGIRLNVADEDNRYVFQFAGTEMASTSGLRVKSDSTYPILIVGGVIFMIGIVMGMYWPHRRIWIRRHNETDVLVAGFTNKNPSSLNREITPLLEKNGLPIWEDQARFEKKTDDNSTNERGES; encoded by the coding sequence ATGCTAGATATGAAATACGACGGCGCCGATTTACGATCGAAGCGTCGTCCACGGTCATGGATTGACCGGGTGTGGAGCTTTTTTGCATCGGTCAAGGTCGGTCTATGGCTCATCGGGCTTATCATCGTCGGGTCGGCGATCGGAACGATTTTCCCGCAAGAGATGTATATTCCGCAACAGTTGCCGGCGAACCAGTATTACACGGACGAGTACGGGACACCGGGTACGATTTACTACACGCTAGGATTCCACAACCTCTATACATCGTGGTGGTACATCACGTTGATCGTGATGCTGACGTTATCGCTCATCGTTGTATCGATTGATCGATTTTTCCCGCTGTATAAAGCGTTGAAATTTCAACCGGTCCGACGTACCGATCGCTTCATGCGCGGACAACGTTTGATTGGTGAGGGAAAAGGGACGGACGAGCAAATCGATGCGTTCGGAGAGGCTTTAAAAGCCAAGCGTTATCAAGTGAAGCGTGATGGGGATGCCTTACTCGCCGAGAAATATCGATTCGGTCGCTGGGGTCCATACGTCAATCACATTGGGCTCGTCATCTTCTTCATCGGGGCGATGCTTCGCGTTTTCCCGGCATTCCATACGGATACGCTCGAATGGGTGCGCGAAGGCGATACGGTTCCGCTCGAAGCGACGGATGATGAATATTATCTTCGCAACGATCAGTTCATCTTAGAGATATATGATCCGGAAAATAACGCGGAAGATGCGAAATTTGCCAAGGCGATCGAGAAAGCGGGCGCAGTCCCGAAAAACTATGAGACGGAATTGACGCTGTTCAAGAAGACCGGGACGAACGAGGACGGATCGCCGCAACTCGAGGAAGTCGATACCGGTTCGACGAAAGTGAACCACCCGTTCAAGTTTGAAAAGTACGAAGTGTATCAAGAACAGTATTCGAGTCGCCTGGAATTCTTGTCGATGTCCTTTAACGTTGCCGATAAAGAGACAGGTGATGTGTATGGACCGTTCACGGTCGATTTGACGAACCCGGAGACGACGTATGACCTCGGAGACGTCACGGTCAAACTGAACGACCTGTATCCTGACTTTGAGGTCAAGGACGGCCAACCGAACACGAAATCGCCACGGGCACTCAACCCGGCCTTCTTCATGGCGATTGACACACCAGACGGCACGACGGAATCGAATTTGATTGGAATTCGTTTAAACGTGGCCGATGAAGATAATCGCTATGTGTTCCAGTTCGCTGGTACGGAGATGGCAAGTACGAGTGGTCTACGCGTCAAGAGTGACTCGACGTATCCGATTTTGATTGTCGGTGGAGTCATCTTCATGATTGGAATTGTCATGGGGATGTATTGGCCGCACCGTCGTATCTGGATTCGCCGACACAATGAGACGGACGTGCTCGTCGCTGGTTTCACCAACAAGAACCCGTCCTCGCTCAATCGCGAAATCACACCGCTCCTAGAGAAAAATGGCCTGCCGATCTGGGAAGATCAGGCACGGTTTGAAAAAAAGACGGACGACAACTCAACCAATGAAAGAGGGGAATCATAA